One Loxodonta africana isolate mLoxAfr1 chromosome 4, mLoxAfr1.hap2, whole genome shotgun sequence genomic region harbors:
- the LOC100667747 gene encoding olfactory receptor 8S1-like yields the protein MDLRNHSTITEFILLGLSADPHIEALLFVLFLVIYLLTLMGNLVMLLVIMADSHLHTPMYFFLGSLSFLDICFSSVTLPKLLEGLLSEKKTISVEGCLAQVFFVIITGGTEAFLLSMMAYDRYAAICHPLLYGQLMNNQLCVRLVLTSWGLALLNAILIVLLAINLDFCEAQTIKHYACELPSLFPLSCSDISININILICSTLLHAFGTFLPIFISYARIISTILSISSTTGRNKAFSTCSSHLIAVILFFGSGLVRYLMPTSGSSLDLLTSVQYSVVTPMLNPLIYSLKNKEVKTALKRTLGKYYILANEQR from the coding sequence ATGGATTTGAGGAACCACAGCACCATCACCGAGTTCATCCTCCTCGGGCTGTCTGCTGACCCCCACATTGAGGCTCTGCTCTTTGTACTCtttctggtgatctacctcctgACCCTGATGGGGAACCTGGTGATGCTGCTGGTGATCATGGCTGATTCTCAcctccacacacccatgtacttcttcTTGGGCAGTCTGTCATTCCTGGACATCTGTTTCTCTTCTGTCACTCTACCCAAGCTGCTTGAAGGCCTTCTGTCTGAGAAGAAAACCATCTCTGTAGAAGGCTGCCTGGCTCAGGTCTTCTTTGTGATTATCACTGGAGGGACTGAAGCCTTTCTGCTTTCaatgatggcctatgaccgctatgctgCCATCTGCCACCCACTGCTCTATGGACAGCTGATGAACAACCAGCTCTGTGTGAGGCTGGTGTTGACCTCATGGGGCCTGGCCCTTCTCAACGCAATCCTCATTGTGCTCTTGGCTATTAACCTGGACTTCTGTGAGGCCCAAACTATAAAGCACTACGCCTGTGAGCTACCCTCTCTCTTCCCCCTGTCTTGCTCTGATATCTCCATCAATATCAATATCCTGATCTGTTCTACTTTACTGCATGCGTTTGGAACCTTCCTCCCAATCTTTATCTCCTATGCCCGTATTATCTCCACCATCCTGAGCATCAGCTCCACCACAGGCAGAaacaaggccttctccacctgttcCTCACACCTCATTGCAGTGATCCTGTTCTTTGGTTCAGGTTTGGTTCGCTATCTCATGCCCACCTCTGGTTCCTCCCTTGATTTGCTTACCTCCGTGCAGTACAGTGTGGTCACTCCCATGCTGAATCCCCTCATCTACAGCCTAAAGAACAAGGAGGTGAAGACAGCTTTGAAAAGAACATTGGGGAAATATTATATTTTAGCTAATGAACAAAGATAG